A section of the Streptomyces sp. CG1 genome encodes:
- a CDS encoding PspA/IM30 family protein translates to MSGVMKRMGMIFRAKANKALDRAEDPRETLDYSYQKQLELLQKVRRGVADVATSRKRLELQLNQLQQQSTKLEDQGRKALALGREDLAREALSRRAALQQQVTDLETQHATLQGEEEKLTLAAQRLQAKVDAFRTKKETIKATYTAAQAQTRIGEAFSGISEEMGDVGLAIQRAEDKTAQLQARAGAIDELLASGALDDPTGMAKDDLTAELDRISGGTDVELELQRMKAELAGGSPQQAIEGGTGQGQTQQQPQDTPRFDKQ, encoded by the coding sequence ATGAGCGGTGTCATGAAGCGTATGGGGATGATCTTCCGCGCGAAGGCGAACAAAGCCCTTGACCGGGCCGAGGACCCGCGCGAGACCCTCGATTACTCGTATCAGAAGCAGCTGGAGCTGCTGCAGAAGGTGCGCCGCGGTGTCGCCGACGTGGCGACCAGCCGCAAGCGCCTGGAACTCCAGCTCAACCAGTTGCAGCAGCAGTCCACCAAGCTGGAGGACCAGGGCCGCAAGGCGCTCGCGCTCGGCCGCGAGGACCTGGCCCGCGAGGCGCTGTCCCGGCGCGCCGCCCTCCAGCAGCAGGTCACCGACCTCGAGACGCAGCACGCCACCCTCCAGGGCGAGGAGGAGAAGCTCACCCTGGCGGCCCAGCGCCTCCAGGCCAAGGTGGACGCGTTCCGTACGAAGAAGGAGACCATCAAGGCCACCTACACCGCCGCCCAGGCCCAGACCCGGATCGGCGAGGCCTTCTCCGGCATCTCCGAGGAGATGGGCGACGTCGGCCTCGCCATCCAGCGCGCCGAGGACAAGACCGCCCAGCTCCAGGCCCGGGCCGGCGCCATCGACGAGCTGCTCGCCTCCGGCGCCCTGGACGACCCGACCGGTATGGCCAAGGACGACCTGACGGCCGAGCTGGACCGCATCTCCGGTGGTACGGATGTAGAGCTGGAACTGCAGCGCATGAAGGCCGAGCTGGCCGGAGGCTCCCCGCAGCAGGCCATCGAGGGCGGCACCGGCCAGGGGCAGACCCAGCAGCAGCCGCAGGACACCCCGCGCTTCGACAAGCAGTAG